From Brevibacillus marinus, a single genomic window includes:
- a CDS encoding carbon-nitrogen hydrolase family protein, with amino-acid sequence MSKLKIAAIQMDSQNKKAENLAKAEKMIREAKAKGASYISLPEYFNFIGTEEEEAANAEVIPDGQTVRFLASLAKELQVWLHGGSMLEKVPGESKYYNTTLLFNPAGEIVGRYRKIHLFDVEIENGPSFLESNTKNHGREIVVCDTDFAKIGLAICYDIRFPELFRLLALQGAEILMLPAEFTLFTGRDHWEVLLRARAIENQTYVIAPGQIGKKPAFQSYGRTLVVDPWGTVIATASDKETVLVSEIDLAYLREMRIQVPSLANRRPEVYSLTINQ; translated from the coding sequence GTGAGCAAGCTAAAAATCGCGGCCATTCAAATGGACAGTCAAAACAAGAAGGCGGAGAACCTGGCCAAAGCGGAAAAAATGATAAGGGAAGCGAAGGCCAAAGGAGCCAGTTACATTTCCTTGCCGGAGTACTTCAACTTTATCGGCACGGAAGAAGAGGAAGCAGCGAATGCGGAAGTCATTCCTGACGGTCAAACCGTTCGTTTTCTCGCTTCCCTGGCCAAAGAATTGCAAGTATGGCTGCATGGCGGAAGCATGTTGGAAAAAGTTCCGGGTGAGTCCAAATATTATAATACCACGCTTCTCTTCAATCCGGCGGGCGAGATTGTGGGACGTTATCGGAAGATTCACTTGTTTGACGTAGAAATTGAAAATGGGCCCAGTTTTCTTGAGTCGAACACGAAGAACCATGGTCGGGAAATTGTTGTGTGTGATACGGATTTCGCGAAAATCGGGTTGGCTATTTGTTACGATATTCGCTTCCCCGAACTATTCCGGCTACTAGCTTTACAGGGAGCGGAAATTCTTATGTTGCCCGCAGAGTTCACGTTGTTTACGGGTAGAGATCATTGGGAAGTGCTGTTACGGGCACGCGCTATCGAGAATCAAACCTATGTGATTGCTCCCGGACAAATTGGGAAAAAACCAGCGTTCCAAAGTTATGGTCGAACGTTGGTCGTCGATCCGTGGGGAACCGTTATCGCGACCGCATCCGACAAGGAAACTGTTTTGGTTAGCGAGATTGATTTAGCCTACTTGCGCGAGATGAGAATCCAAGTCCCTTCACTTGCAAACAGACGTCCTGAAGTTTATTCGTTAACAATCAACCAGTAA
- the yhbH gene encoding sporulation protein YhbH, with protein sequence MSSFVVSKEDWSLHRKGQQDQTRHQEKVREAIRKNLPDLVSEESIILSNGRDVVKIPIRSLDEYRFRFNYQKGQHAGQGKGGSKVGDVIASGGDPAQGPGAGTGAGDQPGADYYEAEITVEELEEILFAELELPNLEEKDKDEIIVEETRFNDIRKKGLMGNIDKKRTLLAAIRRNALAGYKDLELGISIDDLRFKTWEEVIKPHSNAVIIAMMDTSGSMGLFEKYIARSFFFWMLRFLRTKYEKVEIVFIAHHTEAKEVSEEAFFSKGESGGTICSSAYRKALEIIDERYPPSQYNIYPFHFSDGDNLTSDNERCVKLVKELMERCNMFGYGEVNQYNRHSTLMSAYRHIREPKFMHCVIREKGEVYKALKTFFGKKESEAG encoded by the coding sequence ATGTCGTCTTTTGTGGTTTCCAAGGAGGACTGGTCGCTGCACCGCAAAGGACAGCAGGACCAGACCCGGCACCAGGAAAAGGTGCGGGAGGCGATCCGCAAGAACCTGCCTGATCTGGTAAGTGAAGAGAGTATCATCCTCTCCAACGGCCGCGATGTGGTGAAGATCCCGATCCGTTCCCTGGACGAATACCGCTTCCGCTTTAACTATCAGAAAGGGCAGCACGCCGGGCAGGGCAAAGGCGGCTCCAAGGTCGGCGATGTGATTGCCAGCGGCGGCGATCCGGCACAGGGACCGGGCGCGGGAACGGGAGCGGGCGATCAACCCGGCGCCGATTATTACGAAGCGGAGATTACGGTGGAAGAGTTGGAGGAAATCCTGTTTGCCGAGCTGGAGCTGCCCAACTTGGAAGAGAAGGACAAAGACGAGATCATCGTCGAGGAGACACGCTTCAACGACATCCGCAAAAAAGGCCTGATGGGCAACATCGATAAAAAACGCACCCTGCTTGCCGCGATCCGGCGCAACGCGCTGGCCGGCTACAAAGATCTGGAGCTTGGCATCTCCATTGACGACCTGCGCTTCAAGACGTGGGAAGAAGTGATCAAACCGCACTCCAATGCCGTGATCATCGCGATGATGGACACGTCCGGGTCGATGGGGTTGTTTGAGAAGTACATCGCCCGCAGCTTCTTTTTCTGGATGCTGCGCTTTCTGCGCACCAAGTACGAGAAGGTGGAGATCGTCTTTATCGCCCACCATACGGAGGCCAAGGAAGTGTCGGAAGAGGCCTTTTTCTCCAAAGGGGAAAGCGGCGGAACGATTTGTTCCTCCGCTTATCGCAAGGCACTGGAGATCATCGATGAACGCTACCCGCCGTCCCAGTACAACATCTATCCGTTCCACTTTTCCGACGGCGACAACCTGACCTCGGACAACGAGCGGTGCGTCAAACTGGTGAAGGAACTGATGGAGCGCTGCAACATGTTCGGATATGGAGAAGTCAATCAGTACAACCGGCACAGCACGCTGATGTCCGCCTACCGGCACATCAGGGAACCGAAGTTCATGCACTGCGTGATCCGCGAGAAGGGCGAGGTTTACAAGGCGTTGAAGACGTTCTTCGGGAAGAAGGAAAGTGAAGCGGGGTAA
- a CDS encoding TRAP transporter substrate-binding protein, whose amino-acid sequence MKKLKVALTVVLLMSVAMLSACGSQASGTASESSGDAQPADALTLKSADVVSVTSPYTKGMEKLSELVSAETNGRITIKHFPAGQLGNDSQIVEGVKLGSIDIGMVGTINSKVTEALYLPFLFENSEHMNAVLKGEIGEKLKQRFEEETGIKMIGFVYYAPRVLTTKGKEIRTPEDLKGFKIRVPEMATMIDTWKALGASPTPIAFTELFTSLQQGVVDGQENPYEIIANNSLYEVQDVVVETYHALPVRFLIMNKQRYDSLSAEEQQILQKKWDEVSAYIEELYKAEEVGYIQKLKDNGMKFIKPDVEAFREATKDVWKKYAPEAFGEGVYEEIQALRKNK is encoded by the coding sequence ATGAAAAAGTTGAAAGTAGCCTTGACCGTTGTTTTGTTGATGAGCGTTGCCATGCTGAGCGCTTGCGGAAGCCAAGCAAGCGGTACGGCAAGCGAAAGCTCCGGCGATGCGCAACCGGCCGATGCGCTCACATTGAAATCGGCCGATGTTGTCTCCGTTACCAGTCCTTACACGAAAGGGATGGAGAAGTTGTCCGAACTGGTCAGTGCCGAAACCAACGGACGCATCACAATCAAGCATTTTCCGGCGGGTCAGTTGGGTAACGATTCGCAAATCGTCGAAGGAGTCAAGTTGGGCAGTATTGACATCGGCATGGTCGGGACGATTAACAGCAAAGTGACGGAAGCGCTTTATCTCCCATTTTTGTTTGAAAATAGCGAGCATATGAATGCGGTGTTAAAAGGCGAAATCGGGGAAAAATTGAAGCAAAGATTTGAGGAAGAAACCGGAATCAAAATGATTGGCTTTGTCTATTACGCTCCGCGCGTATTGACGACAAAAGGCAAAGAGATTAGAACACCGGAAGATTTAAAAGGATTTAAGATTCGAGTTCCGGAAATGGCGACGATGATAGACACCTGGAAAGCATTGGGGGCAAGTCCGACGCCGATCGCCTTTACGGAATTGTTTACCTCCTTGCAACAAGGGGTTGTTGACGGACAGGAGAACCCATATGAGATCATTGCCAACAACAGCCTCTATGAAGTTCAGGATGTCGTGGTGGAGACGTATCACGCCTTGCCAGTGCGATTCCTGATCATGAACAAACAACGCTACGACTCGCTCTCCGCGGAAGAACAGCAGATCCTGCAGAAAAAATGGGATGAGGTATCCGCTTACATCGAAGAATTGTACAAGGCGGAGGAAGTGGGATACATCCAAAAGCTGAAAGACAATGGGATGAAGTTCATCAAACCGGATGTGGAAGCCTTCCGCGAAGCGACGAAAGACGTCTGGAAAAAGTACGCGCCGGAGGCGTTTGGCGAAGGGGTATACGAAGAAATTCAGGCGCTTAGAAAGAACAAGTAA
- a CDS encoding RraA family protein yields MATIIREIERADSEIINQLRRIPPSDFGHRINFQLIGSRLVKPVYKIKQQFAGSAITVRIPPNDSVMVYKALEFAKPGDVIVIDMSGDKRYACWGEITTRVAQAKGVVAAIVNGPVTDSAEIEELGFNVYATGLSPLTTKLHGIDGDINVPVAIDDVVIYPGDIVVGNNDGILVVPRDEGKKYLQIGKEECEADRQRKDRLAAVGADEYIQALDKYLQTMNINWK; encoded by the coding sequence ATGGCAACGATCATCAGAGAAATAGAACGCGCAGACAGCGAGATTATCAACCAATTACGGCGCATTCCGCCCAGTGACTTTGGACATCGAATTAATTTTCAGTTGATCGGCTCGCGGCTTGTGAAACCCGTGTACAAGATTAAACAGCAGTTTGCGGGCTCCGCGATCACCGTCAGAATCCCTCCGAATGATTCGGTCATGGTCTACAAGGCGTTGGAATTCGCCAAACCGGGCGACGTGATCGTGATTGACATGAGCGGGGATAAAAGATATGCATGCTGGGGCGAAATTACTACCAGAGTGGCGCAAGCAAAAGGCGTGGTGGCAGCCATCGTTAACGGACCGGTTACCGATAGCGCGGAAATTGAAGAACTAGGCTTTAATGTCTATGCGACAGGGCTTTCTCCATTGACCACGAAACTGCATGGCATTGATGGCGACATCAATGTTCCCGTAGCGATTGACGATGTCGTCATCTACCCGGGTGACATTGTCGTCGGGAATAATGACGGAATTCTGGTCGTTCCCAGAGATGAGGGCAAAAAATATTTGCAGATCGGCAAAGAAGAATGCGAGGCCGACCGGCAGCGGAAAGATCGTCTGGCCGCAGTCGGCGCGGACGAGTATATCCAAGCTCTCGACAAATATTTGCAAACGATGAACATTAATTGGAAGTAA
- a CDS encoding HAD family hydrolase, with amino-acid sequence MNAADTILFDLDGTLLEMHTESFIEHYLQELGAYIGDRYDAKRMLALIWDATKAMVQSDDPQKTNEQVFTEHFLRAAGLPKEQIWPLFDAFYRDVFPTLVRHTHPSPWAKPIVAAAKRHGYRLVVATNPVFPREAIYCRLSWLELPPEQFDLITVYEDFHHTKPNPGYYREICDRLGVRPADCVMVGNNMQEDMVASQLGMKTFLVTDYLEDRGEPAYPVQQRGTIKELYQAIAERSGVFSAV; translated from the coding sequence GTGAACGCAGCGGACACGATTTTGTTTGACCTGGACGGGACGCTGTTGGAAATGCATACGGAGTCGTTTATCGAACACTATTTACAGGAATTGGGCGCCTACATCGGCGATCGCTACGACGCCAAGCGGATGCTGGCGCTCATTTGGGATGCGACCAAGGCGATGGTTCAAAGCGATGATCCGCAGAAGACGAATGAACAAGTGTTTACCGAGCACTTTCTGCGTGCGGCGGGATTGCCAAAGGAACAAATCTGGCCGTTGTTTGACGCTTTTTACCGCGATGTTTTTCCCACGCTGGTACGCCACACCCATCCTTCGCCGTGGGCGAAGCCGATTGTTGCGGCGGCGAAGCGCCACGGGTACCGGCTGGTGGTTGCCACCAATCCGGTTTTCCCGCGCGAGGCGATCTACTGTCGCTTGAGCTGGCTGGAACTGCCGCCGGAACAGTTTGATCTGATCACCGTATATGAAGATTTCCACCATACCAAACCGAATCCGGGTTACTATCGGGAAATCTGCGATCGCCTGGGTGTGCGCCCTGCCGACTGCGTCATGGTGGGAAACAACATGCAGGAGGATATGGTGGCCAGCCAACTGGGAATGAAGACGTTTCTCGTGACCGACTATCTGGAGGACCGCGGGGAACCGGCCTATCCGGTTCAGCAGCGGGGAACAATCAAGGAGTTGTATCAGGCGATCGCGGAAAGAAGCGGCGTGTTTTCCGCGGTATAG
- a CDS encoding TRAP transporter large permease, producing the protein MVLLLFGLLFLFILLGMELAYVLMLCPVLVICLTHFVSDFPIPLEVIPQYLFGGADSFSLTAIPLFILAGEIMNRGGITTKLVEFCKKIVGHIHGGLAQAGVLLNVIMAGISGSSLADCTATGSVLIPALKKDGYPPEKAAAVIASASTVAPIIPPSIPLIIIGSIASISVGKLFLAGVVPGLLMALAMMIYLYFYAKKRGMKRSEKATWGERFAATKTAVLPLLMPIIILGCIFTGIASPTESAVIGVIYALIVSGLVYKELSWKVFYEIFLNTAVSTGTIMLTVAAGVLFGWVATYNNIGDLFGSLLFSISENPIVVLLMINLVLLILGMVLETIPIILLMAPILFPLGAAIGIDPVHLSIIITVNLMIGLITPPVGLHLFITASIAKIPIFSVIKASFPFFVVLLVVLALLTYVPQLSLFLPQLLS; encoded by the coding sequence TTGGTATTATTGTTATTTGGTTTGTTGTTCCTGTTTATTTTATTGGGGATGGAACTCGCCTACGTCTTGATGTTATGTCCGGTACTGGTTATTTGCTTGACACACTTTGTAAGCGATTTCCCGATACCGCTTGAAGTGATCCCGCAGTATCTGTTTGGCGGGGCCGATTCGTTCAGCTTGACAGCCATCCCGCTGTTCATCTTGGCGGGGGAAATCATGAACCGCGGCGGAATCACAACGAAATTGGTGGAGTTTTGCAAAAAGATCGTGGGCCACATTCACGGAGGCTTGGCCCAGGCAGGGGTGCTGCTGAATGTGATCATGGCCGGGATTTCCGGTTCGTCATTGGCCGATTGTACAGCGACCGGTTCGGTGTTGATACCCGCTTTGAAAAAGGACGGCTATCCTCCGGAAAAAGCGGCTGCCGTTATTGCGAGCGCTTCCACGGTGGCGCCGATCATCCCGCCCAGCATTCCGCTCATCATCATCGGCTCGATTGCCAGCATCTCGGTCGGGAAGCTGTTCCTCGCGGGGGTCGTGCCTGGATTGTTGATGGCTTTGGCGATGATGATCTACTTGTACTTCTACGCTAAAAAGCGTGGTATGAAGCGTTCGGAAAAAGCGACATGGGGCGAACGGTTTGCCGCGACGAAAACCGCTGTTCTCCCCCTGCTGATGCCGATCATTATTCTCGGTTGCATCTTTACCGGGATCGCCAGTCCCACCGAGTCGGCGGTGATTGGCGTGATCTACGCGCTGATCGTATCCGGCTTGGTGTATAAAGAGCTTTCCTGGAAGGTCTTTTATGAAATTTTTCTCAATACGGCCGTGTCCACCGGAACCATCATGCTGACGGTGGCTGCGGGAGTCCTGTTCGGTTGGGTCGCCACGTACAACAACATCGGCGATTTGTTTGGCAGCCTGTTGTTTTCCATCAGCGAAAATCCCATTGTCGTTTTGCTGATGATTAATCTGGTGCTTTTGATTTTGGGTATGGTGCTGGAGACCATTCCGATCATTCTGCTGATGGCGCCCATCCTCTTCCCGCTTGGCGCGGCCATAGGGATAGACCCGGTTCATTTAAGCATCATCATCACCGTAAACCTGATGATTGGCTTGATCACTCCGCCGGTTGGGCTGCACTTGTTTATCACGGCTTCGATCGCAAAAATACCAATCTTTTCCGTGATTAAAGCGTCGTTCCCATTCTTTGTCGTGCTGTTGGTCGTTTTGGCCTTGCTGACGTACGTGCCACAGCTGTCGTTGTTTTTGCCTCAGTTGTTAAGTTAA
- a CDS encoding creatininase family protein translates to MSFQTTNFLKEMSWTRFQERKKETNLVIIPSGAFEVYGPHLPLGTDTLVATKIAELVAARIGSIIGPVLEVGDSATLDEFPGTITIRPESFKQYLVDSVLSLKRWGFTDFLFINTHVGNVPIINQISVDLQRDERVRCAQVDYWRFLKQHDKGIIESGELAHAHASEAGTSVMMYLFPELCDLDKWVHEPPKKQDPFPDIIQYPKLSSITGSGTIGNATLATAEKGERIVKRSVDRIVQFLVESWGYHEKN, encoded by the coding sequence ATGAGTTTTCAAACGACAAACTTTTTGAAAGAGATGAGCTGGACAAGGTTTCAAGAGAGGAAGAAAGAAACCAATCTGGTGATTATTCCTTCCGGCGCATTTGAGGTTTACGGACCACATTTGCCGCTGGGAACTGACACACTGGTAGCGACAAAGATCGCTGAACTGGTTGCGGCGAGAATCGGCTCTATCATCGGCCCTGTGCTGGAAGTTGGCGATTCCGCAACGTTGGACGAGTTCCCCGGAACGATTACGATCAGGCCGGAAAGTTTTAAACAGTATCTGGTTGATTCTGTGTTAAGCCTGAAAAGATGGGGATTTACCGATTTTCTCTTTATTAACACACACGTCGGCAATGTTCCGATCATTAACCAAATCTCTGTTGACCTGCAGCGCGACGAGCGGGTGAGATGCGCCCAGGTAGACTACTGGCGCTTTTTGAAACAACACGACAAAGGGATTATCGAATCAGGCGAACTGGCCCATGCGCACGCCAGCGAAGCGGGTACTTCCGTGATGATGTACCTCTTTCCCGAACTGTGCGACCTGGACAAGTGGGTGCATGAGCCTCCGAAAAAGCAAGACCCATTCCCTGACATTATCCAGTACCCGAAGCTATCATCTATCACCGGTTCCGGAACCATTGGCAACGCGACATTGGCGACGGCGGAAAAGGGGGAGAGAATCGTCAAACGTTCTGTGGACCGGATTGTACAATTCCTGGTCGAAAGTTGGGGATACCATGAAAAAAATTGA
- a CDS encoding quinone oxidoreductase family protein has product MNAIIVSRFGGPDVLAYEKVEIPPIGPDDVLIRVEAASVNFADIKARYGSKEGKQPPFVPGLDCAGEIVQIGANVQNFRVGQRVLAFPKSGSYAEYAVAHSLLTFAIPDQLDYATAAACPIVSFTSWFLLADVGRLKPGEAVLVHAAAGGVGTTAIQLAKILGAGTVIGTVSREDKIPVAKEAGADYVIDTSQDDFVAKTLEITAGKGADLILDSIAGSVTERGMNCLAPYGRLVQFGNASGQAASIQTKDLHASCRAVLGFSFGTTRKLRPERAREAAEHVLRYLQEGALRPVIGHRFPLADARLAQEVVENRESKGKVLLIPPASSLRA; this is encoded by the coding sequence ATGAATGCTATCATCGTTTCTCGGTTCGGGGGGCCTGACGTGCTTGCTTATGAAAAAGTGGAGATTCCGCCAATCGGCCCGGACGACGTGTTGATTCGCGTGGAAGCGGCCAGTGTCAATTTTGCTGATATCAAAGCGCGTTACGGGAGCAAAGAGGGCAAGCAGCCGCCGTTTGTTCCCGGGCTGGACTGTGCCGGGGAAATCGTGCAGATCGGTGCGAATGTGCAGAACTTCCGGGTCGGACAGCGTGTGCTCGCTTTTCCCAAGAGCGGTTCCTATGCGGAATACGCTGTCGCCCATTCGCTGCTCACCTTCGCCATCCCCGATCAGCTTGATTATGCGACAGCGGCCGCTTGTCCGATCGTATCGTTTACCTCCTGGTTCCTGCTGGCGGATGTGGGACGGCTGAAACCGGGCGAAGCTGTACTGGTTCACGCGGCAGCGGGCGGTGTGGGCACGACGGCGATTCAACTGGCGAAAATCCTGGGTGCGGGTACGGTCATCGGTACGGTCAGCCGCGAGGATAAGATTCCGGTGGCGAAGGAAGCGGGCGCCGATTACGTCATCGATACGTCCCAGGACGATTTTGTCGCCAAAACCCTGGAGATTACCGCGGGGAAAGGCGCAGATCTGATTCTCGATTCCATCGCGGGAAGCGTGACGGAACGCGGCATGAACTGCCTGGCCCCTTACGGGAGACTGGTTCAGTTCGGCAATGCCAGCGGTCAAGCGGCCTCGATCCAGACGAAGGATCTGCACGCCAGCTGCCGTGCGGTTCTCGGATTTAGTTTCGGGACGACCCGCAAGCTCAGGCCGGAACGTGCCCGCGAGGCGGCGGAACACGTGCTGCGGTACTTGCAGGAGGGCGCGCTGCGTCCAGTGATCGGCCACCGCTTTCCGCTGGCGGATGCGCGCTTGGCCCAAGAAGTCGTGGAAAACCGCGAGAGCAAAGGGAAAGTGCTGCTCATCCCGCCCGCTTCCAGCCTGCGCGCATAG
- a CDS encoding GntR family transcriptional regulator, translating into MKRTYLKDIAYQKIKEKILEGHYLDKNYTSENELVEELQMSRTPIREALQRLQYEGLVKIFSNQGIVFQELSIKETSDLFDLRLAIETFAIRKVVRAFSESDLQILETCLDEQRVAYEREDPRAFMRHDAEFHQHLLRIADNEMFMQIMSNIRDRLFYQGCRIFKKNPNRILHSLEEHIEIISAIKSGDPEAAVSSMEKHLLRGKQTLMS; encoded by the coding sequence TTGAAACGGACGTATTTAAAGGACATTGCCTACCAAAAGATAAAGGAAAAAATTCTCGAAGGTCATTATTTGGATAAGAATTACACGTCGGAAAACGAATTGGTTGAAGAGTTGCAAATGAGCCGGACACCGATTCGTGAAGCGTTGCAGAGACTGCAATATGAAGGACTTGTAAAGATTTTTTCCAATCAGGGCATTGTATTCCAGGAATTGTCCATAAAAGAGACGAGTGACCTGTTTGACCTCCGGCTGGCGATCGAGACATTTGCGATCCGCAAAGTAGTGCGAGCCTTTTCAGAGAGTGATTTGCAGATTCTCGAAACATGTCTCGACGAGCAAAGGGTCGCCTACGAACGTGAAGATCCTCGCGCCTTCATGCGGCATGATGCGGAATTTCATCAACACCTGTTACGCATCGCCGACAATGAAATGTTTATGCAGATCATGAGCAATATTCGTGACCGATTGTTTTATCAGGGGTGCCGGATCTTTAAGAAAAATCCCAATCGAATTTTGCACTCCTTGGAGGAACACATCGAAATCATTTCGGCAATCAAGTCCGGTGATCCGGAAGCGGCAGTTTCCAGTATGGAGAAACATCTTTTGCGCGGGAAGCAGACATTAATGTCTTAA
- a CDS encoding TRAP transporter small permease encodes MKKIEKSLELIAIALLVLLVGTVTLQILSRMTGSPLLWTEELSRNLLVFATFLGAALAYYKGEGLRITFLIDKFPPKARKANDMLMMVASVVLLLFIASVNISFAIKMWDSPTPALNWSKGLLTLVISVGFALIFIRMASDIKKRLSG; translated from the coding sequence ATGAAAAAAATTGAGAAGAGTTTGGAGCTGATCGCAATCGCTTTACTGGTTCTGCTGGTAGGAACGGTAACGCTGCAAATTCTCTCCCGGATGACGGGCAGCCCGTTGTTATGGACGGAGGAGCTTTCGCGCAATCTGCTTGTCTTCGCGACTTTTTTGGGTGCGGCTCTTGCATATTACAAGGGTGAAGGATTGCGGATAACGTTTTTAATCGACAAATTTCCTCCGAAAGCAAGGAAGGCAAACGATATGTTGATGATGGTCGCAAGCGTTGTTTTGCTGCTTTTCATCGCATCTGTGAACATCTCGTTTGCGATCAAAATGTGGGATTCCCCCACGCCAGCGTTGAACTGGTCAAAGGGATTGTTAACCCTCGTTATCTCAGTGGGATTTGCTCTGATCTTCATCAGAATGGCCAGTGATATTAAGAAGCGATTGTCGGGATAA
- a CDS encoding PrkA family serine protein kinase produces the protein MDILRRIAEHRAREEKLAWKGTFAEYLELVRKNPQIAQTAHSRVYNMIKSAGIEENEDGTRTYKFFSDEIYGLDRTIERLVEEYFHSAALRLDVRKRILLLMGPVSGGKSTIVTLLKRGLERYTRTDEGAVYALDGCPMHEEPLHLIPMELRPEIEAELGVKIEGELTPYNRMRLETEFGGRIEDFPVRRILFSEANRVGIGTFSPSDPKSQDIADLTGSIDFSTVTTYGSESDPRAYRFDGELNKANRGLMEFQEMLKCDEKFLWHLLSLTQEGNFKAGRFALISADEMIVAHTNEAEYKAFIANKKNEALQSRIIVMPIPYNLRVGDEEKIYAKLIRQSDLGHVHIAPHALRAAAIFSILTRLKESKKQGADLLKKMRLYNGETVEGFKEADLEELRNEHPDEGMSGIDPRYVINRISSALIRRDTECINALDILRALKEGLDQHPSITKEQRERFLNFISVARKEYDELAKKEVQKAFVYSYEESAKTMMDNYLDNVEAYCNMNRLRDPITGEEMDPDERLMRSIEEQIGISENAKRAFREEILIRISAYARKGKRFDYQTHDRLREAIEKKLFADLKDVVKITTSTKTPDEHQLKKINEVTKRLIEEHGYCPICANELLRYVGSLLNR, from the coding sequence ATGGATATCTTGAGACGCATCGCTGAACACCGGGCCCGTGAAGAGAAACTGGCGTGGAAAGGCACGTTTGCCGAATATCTGGAACTTGTGCGCAAAAATCCGCAGATTGCGCAGACCGCGCACTCTCGTGTGTACAACATGATCAAAAGCGCAGGCATCGAAGAAAATGAAGACGGTACCCGAACGTATAAATTTTTTTCCGATGAGATTTACGGATTGGATCGTACCATCGAACGGCTGGTCGAAGAGTATTTCCATTCGGCGGCGCTTCGCCTCGATGTGCGGAAGCGGATCCTGCTCTTGATGGGACCGGTCAGCGGCGGAAAATCAACGATCGTCACGCTGCTGAAGCGCGGGTTGGAACGGTACACGCGCACCGACGAGGGAGCTGTCTACGCGCTGGACGGCTGTCCGATGCACGAGGAGCCGCTCCATCTGATCCCCATGGAACTGCGGCCGGAGATTGAAGCGGAGCTTGGGGTGAAGATCGAGGGCGAACTGACGCCGTATAACCGGATGCGGCTGGAGACGGAATTCGGGGGGCGCATCGAGGATTTCCCGGTGCGGCGGATTCTCTTCTCGGAAGCGAACCGGGTGGGCATCGGCACGTTCAGTCCGTCTGACCCCAAATCGCAGGATATCGCCGATTTGACGGGCAGCATCGATTTTTCCACGGTGACGACCTACGGCTCGGAGTCGGACCCGCGGGCGTACCGCTTTGACGGCGAACTGAACAAGGCGAATCGCGGCTTGATGGAATTCCAGGAAATGCTGAAGTGCGATGAAAAATTTTTATGGCATCTGCTTTCGCTTACTCAGGAGGGCAACTTCAAAGCCGGCCGCTTTGCCCTCATTTCAGCGGACGAAATGATTGTCGCGCACACCAACGAAGCAGAGTACAAAGCGTTTATCGCCAACAAGAAAAACGAAGCGCTGCAGTCGCGGATCATCGTCATGCCGATTCCCTACAACCTGCGGGTCGGCGATGAGGAAAAAATTTACGCCAAACTGATCAGACAGTCCGATCTGGGTCATGTCCACATCGCTCCGCATGCGCTGCGTGCTGCTGCGATTTTTTCTATTTTGACACGTCTGAAAGAATCAAAAAAGCAAGGCGCCGATTTGCTGAAAAAAATGCGCCTGTACAACGGGGAAACGGTGGAAGGCTTCAAGGAGGCGGATCTGGAAGAGCTGCGCAACGAGCACCCCGACGAGGGGATGTCGGGAATCGACCCGCGCTACGTGATCAACCGCATCTCCAGCGCGCTGATTCGCCGCGACACGGAGTGCATCAATGCGCTGGACATTCTCCGCGCCTTAAAAGAGGGGCTGGACCAGCATCCCTCGATTACCAAGGAGCAGCGGGAGCGTTTTCTCAACTTCATCTCCGTCGCCCGCAAGGAATACGATGAACTGGCCAAAAAAGAGGTGCAGAAGGCGTTTGTCTACAGTTACGAAGAGTCGGCCAAAACGATGATGGACAATTACCTGGACAACGTGGAAGCGTACTGCAATATGAACCGGCTGCGCGATCCGATCACGGGTGAAGAAATGGACCCGGATGAGCGGCTGATGCGGTCGATTGAGGAGCAAATCGGCATCTCGGAAAACGCCAAGCGGGCTTTCCGCGAGGAGATCCTGATCCGCATCTCGGCCTACGCGCGGAAGGGCAAACGGTTCGATTACCAGACCCATGACCGGCTGCGCGAGGCAATCGAGAAGAAGCTGTTTGCCGATCTGAAAGATGTCGTCAAGATTACCACCTCCACCAAGACGCCGGATGAACATCAGCTGAAAAAAATTAACGAAGTGACCAAACGGTTAATCGAGGAACACGGCTATTGCCCCATCTGTGCCAACGAACTCTTGCGGTACGTGGGCAGCTTGCTGAATCGCTAG